One window from the genome of Poecilia reticulata strain Guanapo linkage group LG9, Guppy_female_1.0+MT, whole genome shotgun sequence encodes:
- the hpdb gene encoding 4-hydroxyphenylpyruvate dioxygenase, translating to MKLDNHLLEHHLIYCILRFRRSLQVSFWQPGQIDAGKMTTYTDKGEKHEQGRFICFDHLTFWVGNAKQAASYYCNKLGFEPLAYRGLETGSRDVVSHAVKQGKIIYVFSSALNPGSKEMGDHLVKHGDGVKDVAFTVEDCDFLVQKASERGAIIIKEPHTLEDKNGKIRLAVLQTYGDTTHTFVERKGYKGLFLPGFHPPLFKDPLLPKLPSGKLDFIDHVVGNQSDDEMVPIVEWYQRNLLFHRFWSVDDKQLQTEFSALRSIVVANYEETVKMPINEPAKGKRKSQIQEYVEYYGGAGVQHIAMNTSDIITSIRNLKERGTEFMTVPDTYYDQLREKLKHSKVKIAENLDVLQELKILVDYDDKGYLLQIFTKPVQDRPTVFLEVIQRHNHQGFGAGNFKSLFEAIEADQHARGNLTILTPNGDTKSM from the exons ATGAAATTAGATAATCATTTATTAGAGCATCACCTGATATACTGCATTTTAAG ATTCAGGCGTTCGCTGCAGGTCTCATTCTGGCAGCCGGGTCAGATCGACGCAGGCAAGATG ACAACATACACAGACAAAGGCGAAAAG CATGAGCAGGGCAGGTTCATCTGCTTCGATCATCTAACATTCTGGGTTGGAAATGCAAAGCAG GCTGCGTCGTATTACTGCAACAAGCTCGGATTTGAACCGTTGGCTTACCGAGGCCTGGAGACGGGCAGCCGTGACGTGGTGTCCCACGCAGTGAAACAAGGGAAG ATCATTTATGTCTTCTCCTCTGCTCTGAATCCTGGTAGCAAAG AGATGGGCGATCATCTGGTGAAACATGGGGATGGAGTGAAAGACGTTGCATTTACAGTGGAGGACTGTGACTTCCTGGTTCAG aaagcCAGTGAGCGAGGGGCAATTATTATCAAAGAGCCCCACACTCTGGAGGACAAGAACGGGAAAATCCGGCTGGCTGTGCTTCAAACG TATGGAGATACCACCCATACGTTTGTGGAGAGGAAAGGATACAAGGGATTGTTCCTGCCCGGTTTCCATCCCCCTCTGTTCAAAGACCCTTTACTACCCAAACT ACCGAGTGGAAAACTGGACTTCATCGATCACGTTGTGGGAAACCAATCAGACGACGAGATGGTTCCAATTGTAGAATG GTACCAGAGGAACCTCCTCTTTCATCGCTTCTGGTCGGTGGACGACAAACAGCTCCAGACAGAATTCAGTGCCCTGCGCTCCATCGTAGTGGCCAACTACGAGGAAACGGTGAAGATGCCGATCAACGAGCCCGCCAAGGGGAAGAGGAAGTCTCAGATCCAG GAATATGTGGAGTACTACGGAGGTGCAGGAGTGCAGCATATCGCCATGAACACGTCAGACATCATCACATCA ATTCGCAACCTGAAGGAGCGAGGCACAGAGTTCATGACAGTGCCAGACACTTACTACGACCAGCTGAGGGAGAAGTTGAAACACTCAAAGGTCAAAATCGCTGAGAACCTGGATGTCCTGCAG GAACTGAAGATCTTGGTGGACTATGATGACAAAGGCTATTTACTTCAGATCTTCACCAAGCCAGTTCAGGACCGTCCCACTGTCTTCCTGGAGGTCATTCAGAGACACAATCACCAG GGCTTTGGTGCAGGAAATTTCAAGTCTCTTTTTGAAGCCATCGAGGCAGACCAGCATGCTCGGGGAAATCTGACCATCCTGACACCAAATGGAGACACAAAGAGCATGTGA